ATGAGACATTATTATTGTGGtgtcacatatttttattttagtaaaattgcaaaataatattcaaatattaaatattttttgcagaATGCAGTAATACTAAAAAGCAGTGTTTCagtaataaagtttaaaaataattaagtgGCACATGATGTTGCCAtacagatgatttaaaaaatgtaaaatgataacTTTGGGAAATTCATCCTGAAGATCAGACAGGGCTGATTGAAACACTGATGGAAAGATAAGAAACCACTTTAACACTttctcaaacacaaaaccacTTTATAGAAAAAGCTGAAGCACTGTAATGTTATAGTTCAGTATACATCTCGTACATTGCTGGgtaaaaacacttaaagtgGTAAAATAATAGCTTAGCAGGAAAAAtaacctgaaaataaacaactatTAAAAGATCTTGTCTGTTCTGTTCAGAGGCAAGAATTAGCAGAGAAGTGTGCTTTTAATAACcagcataaacacacagacacaaactaaaCTACTGTCCACTGAAGAGAATGATGAGAACTGGCCAACCTGCACATTGTTAGGCACAATTTCTTTTACTcacatgtatacacacacacatccacacacacacacaaataagcaCTTGTAATATCAAATTAAAGCATCCAAAGTGCATTATTGTATCAGCCCGGTATATCAATGTAagaataacaaaatattttatatattttcatatatatattaataCCAAAAGAATGCTGAAGACATAAATGTTCCTCCTTTGGCTCTGGAGAAATGTGCCAGTCCCAGGTGGTTTTCCTTGCCAAGCTGTTCAGACAGAAGTCCACGGTTCAACGGTTCAAGTGCTTCTGAGTGATGAGAGGGAAGTGAGTAGTCTTGTCATCATATCTTTACATAAATTAGTCTTTGCTAGGAGGCCAAATCAACACCTGTAAAGAGTTGagttgacatgttttttttttggttttgtttctttttttgttttttgtttttcaaaactgacAATGCAACAGTTTaccatttttgtttatgttgacCAAGTAGTAGAAAACAGTataaaaataatagaaacaacaagcatcttttttatttggaGTCCATATTCAGCTAAAGGTTTATGCTACAGCAACTGTAACAGAGACAAAGAATtcacaaactttttaaagatttggatACAATAACAATgtagtgttgtgttttttttctttcattgatGACAACTTATAAAAAATTGAGCTACACTGCTAATTAATGGGAACTACATGAACATGTGtcaaagtaaaaagaaagtaTTAGAATTTGGACCATAGTGAGATCCTCTTTATTATCTTACAGCATAGATATAAAACAATGTCTttgaagagttttaaataacagacagtaaaaataattatatcTTTATATGGTTTTATCATACCCATTGTGGCCCTTATTATGAAATCAGGTACATCAAGCAGATCACTATACTGACCTGCAAACCTCTTTGGTTTTAGAGtaacacacaaaaactgttGTTAATATGGTTGTAGAGGGAAGGAACATGCCAGCTAAACTAGAATAGATTATCCATGCATAAAGCCTCTTATTCCATAAAATAGAACATTCTTTGGTCCTTTGTCATgagcaagaaaacaaatctaGGTAGTTCAGAAAAGGGACATCTTtggctaaatgttaaaactcaTAGCAACAAATCGGATTGTTTACTACattaaatgaaatgtgtttgGGGTGTTATGCAATTGTGACAAAAAAGGCAACCACAAAGTTTGACATCATTTCCTTCTTTCACACCAGCAAGAGTAAAGCAACAACCTAGAAAGCAACAGAGTAAGTAAAGTACTTTTCAACTCAGTTCATCAGTGACACAGACTAAGCTCTTTTCGTACCGAGCACTTCTTGCACTGAACAACACAACACCAATGGAAACGACACAAGCAGTTCTCCTCAAACACCACAGTTTCTTCCCTGTAGCCTCGCTCGCAGCACAACAAATCACAGCCACTGATGTCCATAGCCGTGCTGTTGCACATGCGGCCCCGTGTTCCCAGTGAGCCTGTTTTTCGATTTGCAAGGCAAAAATCCGGAGACTCGTCAGAGTAGATCAAATCCTGCTTATCTGGGGGCTTTATGTTCTGGCCGACAGGAATCAGGGTCTTCCCATCGTTGCCGCCCATCACCTTGGAAGCACCATTGAACCGGTCCAGCAGGCGGTCGCCCACCTCACGGAAATGAGGCATCTTTTTCCAGCACGTACGCAGCGTGCATGAGCCCGACAGTCCGTGGCACTTGCACTCAGTCCGCATGTACATCTTCACTGCCTAGCAGCGGAAAATTTAGTGAAGGATGGGTGTGGGTTGAGGGTTTGGTGGGAGAGGGGAAAAGAGAGGTGAGAGAGGTCAAtgaggtgggaaaaaaaaggaaagaaaaagcaaagattaatcaaactgaaaaatcaTAACTTTTAACTTGTAACAAAAAGAGACGAAGGAAtgactttttaataaatggcatgtaaactgaagaaaaaaacagtattgTGTTCTCATAATATTTTACAGACAAAGTCACTAgatcacccacacacacacacacacaaacactaacTGATAGATAGGTAAGATAAAAGCAGACGCTATTCCGAAGGAATTTTTCCCCAACCCCCCTTTCCATCCATGTTGCCTCTGGCCTTCCTACATCTAACAAGCCTTGACAACAGATCATTCACTTATACTGCACATAATTAACCcatcacagacaaacacacacacatacccacacacaaacacacctgtccATTTAGACACACACTAACTAGCAAAACAGGCATAGGAGTACACATGCATGcgtgcacacaaacagaaatgtgaacACATCACAGCACGTTTATTTCTCAGCCTCTGGGAGTTTGTGTGCATTTTCTTTCTAGTGTTCAAAATCGTTTGTCACTAATGCTACAATTGGACTACATCCTAAAaatcctcctctcctctgttccTTTCCACCTTCCTTTGACCCGAGCTAAAACGAACTTAATAACTGATTGTGGTTGTTGTGCAACATCTCTGAAAGTCAACAGTAACATGTTAGGACACAAAGAGACATTCATGAAACGAAAATTAAATGTGATTTGAAGATCTATTTTTTATGATATCTTGAGCATTATTCTTTAATTGTTTCCAGAATTTATAAAATTCAGACAACAAATAGGAGGTTAAAACTCCTTTaaagattgtgcaaaatgttaaaaattaccTGCCTTGGAGGCTTAAAGAAATAATGGAGCACgctctcgttttttttttttggtttagaaACCTCAGTCTTGTAAGAATATCAGTTTACGGTACTGCACAAATATAGCTAAAGGCAAAATCTTATTCTTTTCCATGTTGATGGAATGAAGGAATAGTTCCAAAGAGCGAGCAACAACTTTCAGATATACAAGCTGAAACACAGTTGGAGTAAAGCTACATTTTACAaggtatttaattttaaaggtactcattgcaaagtataaaatcacacattaaaagcagttatcctgaactatatcaccTGATGCAAATTCAAATACACATggcttttgcaaaacttctgcTGGACCattaaattaatcatttaatcTGTATTAAGTCACATTTGGCactttctgtaggtaaacaaatgcacatgATAGTTGGCAAAAGGTATGTTGCTTACACATTGTTAATTTAAGGATGCCTTAACCATtgatataagaaaaaaaagtaattaagttaattaccaaaaaattaaaaaataaaacaaagcaactggacttggCTTTATCAATTTAAAACTAGAGTGTGTGAAGCTCCAGGTTTAATCCTTGATCCTTTCAGGTCAaactgacctgaagttacaacaGCTTTTCTACCTCTCTATATctttctcttttgagggcttcaggagggttaaacatcTTGAATTAATTTATTACTTTATAGGCATATAGGACATGAATACAGGACAtgatggagggactatgtttcttggctggcctggcaacgccttgggattcccccggaggagctggcccaagtggcaggggagagggaagtctgggcctctctgcttaggctgctgcccccgcgacccaaccccagataagcggataggataggatggatggatgtatggatggatattttgtgtctggtcttcatgactttgcaatgagtaccctTAAAGGGAAAGAGAACATCCTGAAAGTGTTTCTTACCAGCCTTCCAGCCTCGTTGTTGTGAAGGTTAATGAGTGTCCTTATATcacttcttcctcttctcctcttgGCATCCATAAACTGTTTGGACTTTTCATAACCAAACTCCACATCGTCTCCACAACCTCCCCACTCCCACTTAACCCCATCCCCAGAAGGAGACGAAGAAGTCGGCCTTGGAGGAGCTTGATTTCTGGTTGCTTCGCAGCCACACTGCAGGAGGTCTCCCATACTGCAGGCCTGGGTCACAGCGTGCGTCACACCAGCCGCTGTGATAGCATAGACAAAGGCTGTTTCCCGAATATCTGCAGTAAAAGGGACAATGCACACAACAGCAAAGATTAAAGTCAATATGTAAAAAGCAGAATGGAGAAGTGACATCACGTCAAcactaaattattaaaataattattaaagcaATACCAGTTTACTTTtttcccaaattgtttaaagagTAGATGGATAAAAGTTTCCTCTGTGTATGCCACTAAGTATGAAGATATAATAGGAGTTGGTAGCTGGTATTTCTAATTGTGTCTCATATGCCTAACATAAAAATGCAAGTTTTTCTAGATAGATAGATTCTACAGCTAAGTAAAACATGGTactttattgtcttttaatgtctgtttttatgtaaaatattacTAAGGATCACTACACATGAACAGGACCGATAATGAAAGACATGAATATATGAAACAGCGTCATTATCCAGTTATCCACTGGCgcttattttagcttatttagtTCGAGCttaaaagttttgttcaaaAGTACTTCtataatcatttgtttttgtaaatgttttaaagataatgCCTTCAGAAGCTTAGatattgttctgttatttttctatGCATTAAAACGTTTGCATTTGTACTGAAATTAGTATTATTTTGTACCAAACCAAGCTGATTCTTAGGTGGtttaaataacagcaaaaaagtAATTTCTCCAGAAGCTCTGAAAAGttccttctttatttttctcacgTTATTGAACAACATGATTTTTGACTGAGTATCATAAACAAACTTTAGGATTAGTTAAACCTGGAAATCTGAACCAAGTTCTTAACAATAGATCGAAACTAAACACGAACTGTAACAATGTGCTACTGCTTTTGAGAAATCATATCAAGGATAGGTTACACCAGGATAACAAGACAATCCATCTTAATCCtataataaagttttacaaagTAGCTCCAAGGCAAAgcaagttagattttttttggtttgttagcAAGCGCTCAGTCTGcatagttttataaaaaataaaaaggctttggGCCATTCTAATACGATGCCAGATAGTacttttctattattattatcttgGGCAAGAAAAccttaagaagaaaacaagaaaacaaatcaatctGTAGAAATGAATGACCTTTCAAAAATGTAGAGTACAATCCAAAGTTGCTTGCTCATATAATAAAATcaccaaatatttattttcagtaattttcgttcagaaatgtcatttatctttttgtaatCCAGTGACTTGCTATCTGAGCCGCATGGAACAAgataaaagcactttttaaagtcCTGATATGTAACGACTAACCCTGAGCATCACTGGATTTGCGGTGCTGAGAGGGCGGCTGTTTCTTTCTAATGCACGCACATTCAAACACTTGCATTTTCATGCACACCACAGTTGGTGGTTTATTTTGGGTGCAGAGCTTAACACTCTCTGCTGAAGGAATGTCCAACTACAACTGCAAATTGATCGTGCGTCTACCACAATGGGTTTGGGATTACTCTCTTGCACAGTCATTATCTACAGTCactgtagctatttttgttcacttgacAACAGAATAACAGCCAAGACAGCATTACACAAGGCCTGCGGTAATTGTTGTTATGATACAAAAGAAAGGTCGGGATGTATGTACTTAGTTTATCCAACAAGGTTTTTTGCAGTTAACAGCAACACGTTTTTCCCAAGGGCTGTGGTTTCCATTACCCCTCTCCAAAGCAGGAATACTTCAGCCTACAAAAGGACAATGCATAGCCAGTATGTTTCTATTATTTCAATATATATCATCCTGTCGTATCcattgttttattgctgctgtACATGTGAAGTTGTCACCAGAATCTTGTTATATAAAAGTATAATGGTGATAATCTCCTCTTATCTTATCTTaggtgcatttttcttttctggtttCAGCGGACCATTTTAAGTCATACAAGGTGGAGTAATTGGTGCATGAATGATATGCAGCACTTTTAACTAAGCATATAAATAATCACAATCATataacacagacagaaaataggGCAATTTTCCTACTGGgtgcaaaaaataatttaattaacagAAAACCAGGGCACTTGAGGTGTACAATCCACAAATTGGCATCAACACATtaaaagatacatttttgtCTAGAAAGATGCTCAGGTattaatataaacattttaaaaatcaaacaaaacattaagctGTTACCTAGTCCCgtgaaaatgaatggatagatCCCTGGTTAAAGGTGGTGGATtaggaaaggaggaggaggaggaggttaaGGTTACATgaaattatttcaacaaaatacTATCTCCCTCTTCATCCATTATGACTGTTGTTGGGCTTAGAgttataaaaactaatattttatatGGTCTGATGTGTAGAAGGACTTGGGACCTCTTGcatagtgactgctggagataggcaccagctacccacAACCCGGAAAGGAggagagggaaaagaaaatggatggatgatgtgTGGAAATTAAgtgaattacttttttttaagttggaaGGCTGTGAGCTTAGAGTCACCACTATCAGCACTGCCAGCTCTATATCACGTGATTTGGAGAATATATTTCATTAGGATTaagaatacacacacagagctacACAGAAAGTGTGGGTGGCGTGCACTGAAACTTGCACACGCCAGCATGTCGTGATATTAATCCCAGCTGTACACCCTGAGATGCTTCCACTGTGagaaaatttgtgtttgtgtgcatatgtgttgaGTGTGTATACTACTGAAAAGACGTATTCAAAGTAAGgcatttaacattttacaaaaagtcAGCTGAACTATTGTTTATATGGATCACTCTTTTATCTCATGGTTTATTCTTCCTTGGGATTGGCTGTGACTCATGCCAGGTTTGGGAAATCATAGACTTTATCTGTATATATGACATTACCTCTGTCTGATGGCACATATTTAACAGTTCTGCATCAGTAAGAGTGTGTTGTACTGTATATATGCTCTTGTTACAGCTAAAAAAGATCACACCATAATCTTTCTGCAGTACAGCAAAACAGGGTTTAAATGATGAGGAGCCACAAAATTCTCAAACCAGCATATGTCATCTTACAAACATTCATGCAACTATTTAGAGACGCATGTGCAAAACATCAGAACGCAACTCGTTATCAGTACAATATGGTGATAGTACCCTAAGCTATGTCCACAAAACCTAAAAGGCATGTCTAGGTATCCGCACTGATGAAGCTCTGTATTTGTGCATAAAAAGACTGTGAGTGGATGCATGCTTTAGTTGAACAAAAATATCATTTGAGGCCTTTTTCACTAAATTGTATTGACTTTTGATGTCtttaatattataaaaatgtatttttaatctttaagaggactataaaataactaaaactggGCACAAttagtggaaataaaaaaaagaagcaagacTAAAAAGGAAGGTGTAAAAGAAGCTATCAAAAAACCTGTTGATTTGAGGCACCCTGTTTCACATTTTCCTCGCAGACATGAATTCCAAACAAATTCTCTGCCTCAGTGGGTGTCTGGGCCTGTCTATGTCTGCTTCTAATTCCAAAGGGCCCTTCTGCAGCATTTAgaacatatttattaaattatgtttCAACGTTTTGGCAACAACATAAGAGTCATTATGTGCATTAAAATCACTGTCAGTGACCAAACTGAtaagcaaagatttaaaagcaatgCATTTTACAATAGTGTCTTAGCAAAATGAACTGGATCACACAATTTGGCAGATTCGATGAGGTCATAACATTGAGTTCTTTTCACAAATGGACTCTCCTGGAATTTTGGGGGAACAGAAGGGGAAGAACTTTAATAATCAAATATTAACTTTGCCTTGAAATACATAGACTGTAACATCTACTTTGCCATCTCAAtgaagttttatatttaatatattatatTGTGAAGAGTAGAGTCTCACAGGGTGGtcatcagaagaaaaaaaaccccaagagAGTGTATTCTCACTGTTTCTTTAAGCTCTTTATCTTTTAGGAAGGATAGGAATAATGTGACCAGTAATGtgaaagaaaagctgcaggtgGATTACAGAAACCAAGGTGTTTAACTGGACACAGACTGAATTGAAAATGCAATCCttgtgttgtttacacaaaaggACATTTTAGATTTGAGGAAGTTTAAGTCATTCAGTATTTGCAAAAATATGTGGCATGCTGTGCATGTTTCTGGTGTACAGTGCAGATTTCTTTGCTGCCACCTGTTGAGGTAACAGCATTAAAGCTGGAAATTCAaagaaactacaacaaaaaagaaaattaattaaaaagataCTTGTCTGAAACCCCAAGAGAAAAAATGGAGCTCCAAAAAGAAGAACAGTTGTGCTCATAGAACTGTACAGATCTGCTGGGCTTGTTgctaaaatgtctgaatgtatAACATGCAGTGTAATAAAATGCTATCAGCTTGTCTTACTACTTATATCTGTCTGAGCAAATCCTACTGTTTTTTTGACAGATAACTAGAATACGGCTAAATCAGGTTTAAACTCCCTTTGGTCTGAGTTCTAACCTTTTGATATTCCAAACAACTAAACCAAATCAGTCACCTGAATGCAAAACATCTGATCATAACAGAATCAAGtctcaaaaccaaaaaaaaaagttttttttttgttttagatcagATTTAATTATCTTGAgatcacattttattaaaaggaaaattgTGAAATCGCTGACATGATGGTATCTGTGCAACAATTGTACAGCCTCAAGCAAGTTGTGCTTATTCTGCAGAACTGATTTACAAACCCACACAGTACTGTGACTTTTAAAGAACTGCAACATCCCTGGTGTGATTCCCAGCATCACTTAACGCTGACTATCTCCTTCTGTGAGTCAGGACTACTTCAGGATCTGTGTGTTAGTCAAGCACTGCGCagatcaaagaaaataaatatctgcTGATTATTAACAAGAGCTTGTTGAATCTAACTTTGAAAGGTTCATGTCCAAAGTAAAGAACTTTTAGATTCAGATGTAAAATAAAGTCTTGTTTGGACATGCTTGTTAATTCATTCACACTTCTTGCAGTGAAGATGTGAAATAGCACTAAGTAATGTTGTGAAATCATCTAAAGCCCCTAttataaacatataaacaatCTCAGACCTCACACATTTCAACACCTAACGCCTTAATGGTCCTTGCCTGCTTTACACAAATCTAAAAGTAAACACTTGTATCTTGGCACAGTGGTGTGCACACACTCTTATTTAATTCTACTACAGATGAAAATGTGATCTCTCCACTATCATGCTAATAATCTAAAAGTCTGGGAGGAATGAAACACACAGATATGCATGCTGACTGCATAAACTCCTCTACAGTATTGTTTTGATCTGATCATTCCACTCACAAGGTTACTTCTATTTCACATATACTGACACGCACCtggcatttctttttaaacattaaaaagaaaacttattttcttcATAGGGTTTTCTAACTAgaacaccaaaaaaaataaaataaaaaatgctacTGCTACaaaatttatgtttatgtttgaatAGTTTGTGAAGAATGCTTgaccaagtt
This genomic stretch from Kryptolebias marmoratus isolate JLee-2015 linkage group LG6, ASM164957v2, whole genome shotgun sequence harbors:
- the wnt6b gene encoding protein Wnt-6, with the protein product MTVRLSRIQLAIFFILLCPVNIIGLWWAVGSPLVMDPNSICRKAKRLAGKQAELCQTQPEIVSEVAKGARLGVRECQYQFRYRRWNCTSHNKYFGKVLQQDIRETAFVYAITAAGVTHAVTQACSMGDLLQCGCEATRNQAPPRPTSSSPSGDGVKWEWGGCGDDVEFGYEKSKQFMDAKRRRGRSDIRTLINLHNNEAGRLAVKMYMRTECKCHGLSGSCTLRTCWKKMPHFREVGDRLLDRFNGASKVMGGNDGKTLIPVGQNIKPPDKQDLIYSDESPDFCLANRKTGSLGTRGRMCNSTAMDISGCDLLCCERGYREETVVFEENCLCRFHWCCVVQCKKCSVRKELSLCH